The Diceros bicornis minor isolate mBicDic1 chromosome 15, mDicBic1.mat.cur, whole genome shotgun sequence genome has a window encoding:
- the UPK1B gene encoding uroplakin-1b, producing MAKDNSTVRCFQGVLIFGNVIIGMCGIALTAECIFFVSDQHSLYPLLEATDNDDIYGAAWIGMFVGICLFCLSVLGIVGIMKSNRKILLAYFILMFIVYGFEVASCITAATQRDFFTRNLFLKQMLERYQNNSPPNNDDQWKNNGVTRTWDRLMLQDNCCGVNGPSDWQKYTSAFRTENNDADYPWPRQCCVMSNLKEPLNLEACKLGVPGYYHNQGCYELISGPMNRHAWGVAWFGFAILCWTFWVLLGTMFYWSRIEY from the exons ATGGCCAAAGACAACTCCACTGTTCGCTGTTTCCAGGGCGTGCTGATTTTTGGAAATGTAATTATTGGT ATGTGTGGCATCGCTCTGACCGCAGAGTGCATCTTCTTTGTATCTGATCAACACAGCCTCTACCCGCTGCTTGAAGCCACCGACAATGATGACATCTATGGGGCAGCCTGGATTGGCATGTTTGTCGGCATCTGCCTCTTCTGCCTGTCCGTTCTAGGCATTGTAGGCATCATGAAGTCCAACAGGAAAATTCTTCTGGCG TATTTCATTCTGATGTTTATCGTATACGGCTTTGAAGTGGCATCTTGTATCACAGCAGCGACACAACGAGACTTT TTCACACGCAACCTCTTCTTGAAGCAGATGCTGGAGAGGTACCAAAACAACAGCCCTCCAAACAATGATGACCAATGGAAAAACAACGGAGTCACCAGAACCTGGGATAGGCTCATGCTCCAG GACAATTGCTGCGGCGTCAATGGTCCATCAGACTGGCAGAAATACACGTCGGCCTTCCGGACGGAGAATAACGACGCTGACTATCCCTGGCCTCGTCAGTGCTGTGTTATGAGCAATCTTAAAGAACCTCTCAACCTGGAGGCCTGCAAACTCGGAGTGCCTGGTTATTATCACAATCAG GGCTGCTATGAACTCATCTCCGGACCAATGAACCGACATGCCTGGGGGGTTGCCTGGTTTGGATTTGCCATTCTCTGCTGGACT TTTTGGGTTCTCCTGGGTACCATGTTCTACTGGAGCAGAATTGAATATTAA